CCCGAGCCCGACGTTGCCGCCATTGCCGCCGAACTTGTCGGCGCCCGCGAAGTCATCGAAGCGAAACCGCCACGCGAGATAACTGCCGGTTTTCCCAGTGATCGTGCCGGCATTCTGCAACATGCCGTAGTAGGTCGAGTCTCCCACGAAATCGTCGGTGTGCTGGCCCGTTTGCTGGTCGTTCTGAATGTCAGACATGACAGCGCCAGTGCCGGTCTTCCACGCGTTCCAACCCGTGTTGTTGTTCTGGGTCACGACAACTTGCGCCCGTGCGCCGATCGCGGCGACGGCCACCAACACGCCGAGAATCACGGCGCGGACTGTGCGGTGAGCGGCGTGGTTGTGACTCATCCCGCAGCATCAGTGGCAGGTTTTCTCCCCACTTGAGAACCAAGCAGGTGCACATGGCCACTAGGCCCTAGCGACTAGGGCCTGCTCCGCTTCACGCGCGGTGACGAATCGTGAGCAGGGTGAAATCGTCCCGCGGTTCGCCGCGACTGAAACTGCTGACGGCCTTCATGATCGCCGTGTTCACGGCCGCCGCGGGCTGGTCGCGGTTGGCGCGCACCACGTCGGCGAGCCGGGCGTTGCCGAACTCGCGCCCGTCGTCGTTCGGCGCCTCGGTCAAACCGTCGGTGAACAGCACCAGCGTGCCGCCGACGCTGAAACTCACCTCACGGTCGACGATCGCGCCATCGAACACCTCGCCATCCACCAACCCGAGCGGCATGCCCTCGGAGCCGAGGAATTCGTGAGAAAATTCCGAGCCGACGGTTCGCGCCAGCAAAGGCAACTCGTGCCCGGCCCGGGCGAAGACCACCTGCGAACGTGCAGCGTCGATGATCGCGTAGGTCATCGTCACATACATGCCCGCACGGATGTCGGACGACAGTCCGCGATTCAAATCGCGCAGCGCCGCCGCGGGCGATGCGTGCCGGGGCGCGACCGCGCGCAGCTGGGTGCGGCAGATCGCCATGAGCAACGAAGCCGAGATGCCCTTGCCCGAGACGTCCGCCACCGCGACGCCGAGCCGGCCGCCCTCGAGCGGGAACACGTCGTAGAAATCGCCGCCGACCTTCTGCGCGGCCATGTAGCGCGCGTCGATCTCGAGGCCGGGCATGAGCGGCATCTCGCGCGGCAGGAGCATCTGCTGCACGTCACTCGCGAGCGTGAGGTCGAGATCGATGCGCTGTTTCTCGACTTGGAGCGCGACGAAGTCGGCGTTGTGCACCGCGAGACCCGCCTGCTCGGCGAGCGTTTCGACGAGCGAATAATCGGTGCCGGTGAACGGCAGGCCGTCGGCCGCGTTGCATACGCAGAGCACGCCGATGAGTTTTTCGCGCACCATGATCGGCGCAGCGATGACGGAACGGACAACGAGCGCGGGATCGTCGTGCTTCACGATGCGCGGATCGCCCGGCGCGTTGACGACGAGTTCGCCGCGGCCGGTCGCCGCGACGCGGCCCACGATGCCCTCGCCCACCGGGAACGATTCGGAGCGCAGCACCTGCTCGATGAATTTCGCGCGCGAGCCCATCTGCATGCGCTGCGTATCGCCGATCGGACGGTGCGGCGGGAACAGTCCCTCGACCGCCACGCCGCGCATCATGTCGTCCGCGCCCTTCTCGAAGATGCACGCGCTGAGCGCCCCGGTGCTGAGCATCGAGGCGTGCACGATGCGCTGGAAAAGTTCGTCACGCGAAAGGCGCTCGCCCACCGCGTCGACCATCGTGTGCATGTAGTCGAGGACGATTTGCCGCTCCTCGAGCAGCGACGTCTTTTCCTCTTCAACTCGCGCCGCCTGACGCTTCGCCCGCCAGTAGAAGGCGTAGACGAGAATGGCACCGGCCATCGCGCCAAGGAGGAACAGCATCATGGTCCGAACAAATTGAAACTCCGTCGGCGCAAAGCCCAGCCGATTTCGACGACCGGCGGCGACCACCTGCGGCCTCCGGGCGCAGGAGCGCGAACAACCTGCGCGACCAACTCCGACTTAAAGAAGCCGGACGGCCGAATCAGCGGCCGGTTTCCACCCGGCTGCGCAGAAAGGCGAGCACGTCCTGGAACTTGGCCGCGTTGGCCGAATCGGCGCTGACGAGATTCTCGTGCGCTTCGAGGACGAGCTTGGCGCTCTCGATCTCGTTCTTCTTGGCTTCGGTCAGCGCCTGCGACGTCGAGCCGTCGAAGGAGAGATTCGCGGCGCCGGAGTCGACCGTGGCGAGGCGGTGCAGGCCGAGGTTGCGGATGAGTTCGAGGTTGCGCTCGCCGACGCGCACGAGCGTGAGGCTGCCCGGCGGATTGAGTTTCCGCATCTGCAGCGCGGCGCCCGCGAGGACGCCGAGGAAGGTGCTGTCCATGCTCGTGCACGCCTGAAAATCGAGCGCGAAGCGGGTCTTCCCCTGCTTCACCATCTCGTTGAAGAAATCCTTCAGGCAGCCGCTGTTCGTGAACGCCGCGCGTCCGTCGATGCGAACGAGCACCGGGTCCGAGTAGGCGTTGACGAGGAAGACGGGTTTGGCGGTTTCGGGCATGGGTGAAAGGTAGGGCGAATCCTCTGGATGAGCCGCGGCTCGTCGAGGACGACTCGCCCTACCGTTTTCAGAGTCAGTTCTTCGACACGATTTGGCGAAGCACGTAGGGCAAAATGCCGCCGTGCTGGTAGTAATCGATCTCGATCGGCGTATCGATGCGGCACGCGACGACGACGTCCTGCACCGAGCCGTCCTGGCGCGTGATGCGGAGCGTGAGGTCCTGCTGCGGCTTCACGGCTGGGCTGAGGCCGACGACGTCGTAGGTCTCGGTGCCGTCGAGCCTCAGGGTCTGCGCGGTGACGCCTTCCTTGAACTGCAGGGGCAACACACCCATGCCGACGAGGTTGGAGCGGTGAATGCGCTCGAAGCTTTGCGCGACGACGACCTTCACGCCGAGGAGGTTCGTGCCCTTGGCCGCCCAGTCGCGGGAAGAGCCGGTGCCGTATTCCTGGCCGGCGATGACGATCAGCGGCGTGCCCTTGGCCTGGTAGGCCATCGAGGCGTCGTAGATGGACGTCTCGACGCCGTCGGGCCCGAGCGTGTTGCCGCCTTCCTTGCCGCCGAGCATCAGGTTCTTGATGCGGACGTTGGCGAAGGTGCCGCGGACCATGATGCGATCGTTGCCGCGGCGGGAGCCGTAGGAGTTGAAGTCCTCGAATGTGACGCCGTTCTCGAGGAGGAACTTGCCGGCGGGCGAGGTCTTCTTGATCGCGCCGGCGGGCGAGATGTGATCGGTCGTCACGGAGTCGCCGAAGATGCCGAGCGCGCGGGCGCCGCGGATTTCCTTGATCGTGCCGGGCGACATCGAAAAGTCCGCGAAGAACGGCGGCTCCTGGATGTAGGTCGAGTTCGGTTCGAACGAGTAGACGTTGCCCGTGGTCGACGGGATTTCGTTCCACTTCGGGTTCTGCGCGGCGAAGTCGGTGTAGAGCTTGCGGAACACCTCGGGCTTCAGCGCGGCCTGCATCTGATCGCGAACGTCCTGGATCGTGGGCCAGATGTCCTTGAGGAACACGTCGGCGCCATCCTTGCCCTTGCCGATCGGGTCCTTGGACATGTCGATGTCGGCGCGGCCGGCGAGCGCGAAGGCGACGACGAGCGGCGGCGACATGAGGAAGTTGGCCTTGATGTTCTGGTGGACGCGGGCCTCGAAGTTGCGGTTGCCCGAGAGCACGGAGGCGGCGACGAAATCGTTCTTCACGACGACTTCCTCGATCGCGGGATGCAGCGGGCCGGAGTTGCCGATGCAGGTCGTGCAGCCGTAGCCGACGGTCTGGAAACCGAGCTGGTCAAGATATGGCGTGAGGCCGGTCTTGTTCAGGTAATCGGTCACGACGCGCGAGCCGGGGGCGAGCGAGGACTTCACGAGCGGGTTGGGCTTCAGGCCCTTCTCGACGGCCTTCTTCGCGAGAAGACCGGCCGCGAGCATGACGCTCGGGTTGGAAGTGTTAGTGCAGCTCGTGATCGCGGCGATGAGCACGGAACCGTGCCCAAGCTTGCCCGTGGCGGCGTCGGCGGTGACGTCGACGCGCTTGCCGAACTCGTCGGGCGCTTTGCCAAAACCATTTTCCGTGACCGGCTTTGAGAACGCCGTGACGAAGTTCTCCTTCAGCTTGCCGAGTTCGATGCGGTCCTGCGGGCGCTTCGGGCCGGCGACGCTCGGGACGACGGTCGAGAGGTCGAGCTCGACGACTTGCGAGTAATCGATCTGG
This region of Opitutia bacterium genomic DNA includes:
- a CDS encoding SpoIIE family protein phosphatase yields the protein MLFLLGAMAGAILVYAFYWRAKRQAARVEEEKTSLLEERQIVLDYMHTMVDAVGERLSRDELFQRIVHASMLSTGALSACIFEKGADDMMRGVAVEGLFPPHRPIGDTQRMQMGSRAKFIEQVLRSESFPVGEGIVGRVAATGRGELVVNAPGDPRIVKHDDPALVVRSVIAAPIMVREKLIGVLCVCNAADGLPFTGTDYSLVETLAEQAGLAVHNADFVALQVEKQRIDLDLTLASDVQQMLLPREMPLMPGLEIDARYMAAQKVGGDFYDVFPLEGGRLGVAVADVSGKGISASLLMAICRTQLRAVAPRHASPAAALRDLNRGLSSDIRAGMYVTMTYAIIDAARSQVVFARAGHELPLLARTVGSEFSHEFLGSEGMPLGLVDGEVFDGAIVDREVSFSVGGTLVLFTDGLTEAPNDDGREFGNARLADVVRANRDQPAAAVNTAIMKAVSSFSRGEPRDDFTLLTIRHRA
- a CDS encoding STAS domain-containing protein; its protein translation is MPETAKPVFLVNAYSDPVLVRIDGRAAFTNSGCLKDFFNEMVKQGKTRFALDFQACTSMDSTFLGVLAGAALQMRKLNPPGSLTLVRVGERNLELIRNLGLHRLATVDSGAANLSFDGSTSQALTEAKKNEIESAKLVLEAHENLVSADSANAAKFQDVLAFLRSRVETGR
- the acnA gene encoding aconitate hydratase AcnA, with protein sequence MSLPNPFNTLQSFEGGKKFYSLPALEQAGFNVSRLPVSIRLVLEAVLRNCDGKRVLESNIKELATWQPNAARTAEIPFVVARIVLQDFTGVPLLVDLAAMRSAVAKMGKNPKIIEPLVPVDLVVDHSVQVDFAGSASALQQNLDLEFSRNRERYQFLKWGMQAFDTFKVVPPGIGIVHQVNLEYLAKGVLNAGDVYYPDTLVGTDSHTTMINGIGIVGWGVGGIEAEAGMLGQPVYFLTPDVVGVHLTGALREGVTATDLALTVTQLMRKTKVVGKFVEFFGPGAAALPVVDRATIANMAPEYGATMGFFPIDAECSNYLRATGRDEKHVATYEAYYKAQGLWGIPQKGQIDYSQVVELDLSTVVPSVAGPKRPQDRIELGKLKENFVTAFSKPVTENGFGKAPDEFGKRVDVTADAATGKLGHGSVLIAAITSCTNTSNPSVMLAAGLLAKKAVEKGLKPNPLVKSSLAPGSRVVTDYLNKTGLTPYLDQLGFQTVGYGCTTCIGNSGPLHPAIEEVVVKNDFVAASVLSGNRNFEARVHQNIKANFLMSPPLVVAFALAGRADIDMSKDPIGKGKDGADVFLKDIWPTIQDVRDQMQAALKPEVFRKLYTDFAAQNPKWNEIPSTTGNVYSFEPNSTYIQEPPFFADFSMSPGTIKEIRGARALGIFGDSVTTDHISPAGAIKKTSPAGKFLLENGVTFEDFNSYGSRRGNDRIMVRGTFANVRIKNLMLGGKEGGNTLGPDGVETSIYDASMAYQAKGTPLIVIAGQEYGTGSSRDWAAKGTNLLGVKVVVAQSFERIHRSNLVGMGVLPLQFKEGVTAQTLRLDGTETYDVVGLSPAVKPQQDLTLRITRQDGSVQDVVVACRIDTPIEIDYYQHGGILPYVLRQIVSKN